The following proteins are encoded in a genomic region of Hymenobacter siberiensis:
- a CDS encoding aminotransferase class III-fold pyridoxal phosphate-dependent enzyme, protein METILAPDPTQILHDNLDHTLFSWSKQTGLNPINAERAEGVYVYDRDGKRYIDFSAQLMNVNIGHGDQRVTEAVAAQMRELSYVYPGMITKTRGDLGKKLAEITAPNLTKAFFTLGGAEAIENAIKLARVYTGRHKIVTLYQSFHGASYGAMSAGGDPRKFAVDSQAMPGVVHVENPYSYRCPWYSDSPEQCAQRAADAMERIIGYENPGSVAAVILEGESGTSGCIKYPPGYWTRIREICDQHGILLIADEVMSGFGRTGKWFGSDHHGVKVDVMCMAKGITAGYLPLGAVMVDEKIAKSFDDKPLPLGLTYSAHPVSCAAAVAVLDIYESDNLIENTIEMGEYMDQQVAQLKRHHPSIGDWRNTGLFGCLELVKNRDTKEPMAPWNATPAQMDIMNQIAAKIRELGMYTFVRWSYIFICPPLTITKEEIDEGLAIISEALSIADKYVH, encoded by the coding sequence GACCGCGACGGCAAGCGCTACATCGATTTCTCGGCCCAGCTCATGAACGTGAACATCGGCCACGGCGACCAGCGCGTGACCGAAGCCGTAGCCGCCCAGATGCGCGAGCTGAGCTACGTGTATCCCGGCATGATTACCAAAACGCGCGGCGATTTGGGCAAGAAATTGGCCGAAATTACCGCGCCCAACCTCACCAAAGCGTTTTTCACGCTGGGCGGGGCCGAGGCCATTGAAAACGCCATCAAGCTGGCGCGGGTGTACACCGGCCGCCACAAGATTGTGACGCTGTATCAGTCGTTTCACGGGGCCAGCTACGGGGCCATGAGCGCCGGCGGCGACCCGCGCAAATTTGCCGTGGATAGCCAGGCCATGCCGGGCGTAGTGCACGTCGAAAACCCGTATTCCTACCGCTGCCCCTGGTACTCCGACTCGCCTGAGCAGTGCGCCCAGCGCGCCGCCGATGCCATGGAGCGCATCATCGGCTACGAGAACCCGGGCAGCGTGGCGGCCGTCATTCTGGAAGGCGAGTCGGGCACGTCGGGCTGCATTAAGTACCCGCCCGGCTACTGGACGCGCATCCGCGAAATCTGCGACCAGCACGGCATCCTGCTCATTGCTGATGAAGTGATGTCGGGCTTCGGGCGCACCGGCAAGTGGTTCGGCTCGGACCACCACGGGGTGAAAGTCGATGTGATGTGCATGGCCAAGGGCATCACCGCCGGCTACCTGCCCCTGGGCGCGGTGATGGTGGACGAGAAAATCGCCAAATCTTTCGACGACAAGCCCCTGCCGCTGGGCCTCACGTATTCGGCGCACCCGGTTTCCTGCGCTGCCGCCGTGGCCGTGCTCGATATTTATGAGTCGGATAACCTCATCGAAAACACCATTGAGATGGGTGAATACATGGACCAGCAAGTAGCCCAGCTCAAGCGCCATCACCCCAGCATCGGCGACTGGCGCAACACCGGCCTCTTCGGCTGCCTCGAGCTGGTGAAAAACCGCGACACCAAGGAGCCCATGGCCCCCTGGAACGCCACGCCCGCCCAAATGGACATCATGAACCAGATAGCTGCCAAAATCCGCGAGCTGGGCATGTACACCTTCGTGCGCTGGAGCTACATCTTTATCTGCCCCCCGCTCACCATTACCAAGGAGGAAATTGACGAAGGGTTGGCTATTATTTCGGAAGCCCTCAGCATCGCTGATAAGTACGTGCATTAG